A stretch of the Synergistaceae bacterium genome encodes the following:
- a CDS encoding iron-containing alcohol dehydrogenase — protein sequence EGMALGQYIAGMGFSNVGLGIVHSMAHGLSALYDTPHGVACAIILPYGLEYNAPAAGKRYRAVGKAMGVEGIDSMSDDDAAKATIAAVKKLSADVGIPADLKGILKEEDIQFLSDSAFADACCPGNPRDTNVEEIKALYRSMM from the coding sequence GAGGGAATGGCTTTAGGTCAGTATATCGCAGGTATGGGCTTCTCCAACGTAGGCTTGGGCATAGTCCACAGCATGGCTCATGGTCTAAGCGCACTCTATGATACCCCTCATGGTGTAGCTTGTGCGATAATCCTGCCCTATGGTCTTGAATATAATGCTCCGGCAGCAGGTAAACGCTATCGTGCAGTCGGTAAGGCAATGGGAGTTGAAGGCATTGACTCAATGAGCGATGATGACGCAGCTAAAGCAACTATTGCAGCAGTGAAAAAACTCTCGGCAGATGTAGGAATCCCGGCGGACCTTAAGGGAATTCTCAAAGAGGAAGACATTCAGTTCTTATCTGATAGTGCCTTTGCTGATGCGTGCTGTCCCGGCAATCCCAGAGATACGAACGTTGAGGAGATTAAAGCATTATATCGCAGCATGATGTAA